One part of the Leucobacter triazinivorans genome encodes these proteins:
- the trpC gene encoding indole-3-glycerol phosphate synthase TrpC — protein MLEQLLAGSLEDAAERRELMPYARLEAEALSRPAALDALAALAPADHMKVIAEVKRASPSRGDLADIPEPQALAAQYEAGGASAVSVLTEQRRFKGSLADLEAVRKAVSIPVLRKDFIGDEYQVLEARAAGADLVLLIVAALPQPRLERLHTMIRELGMTPLVEAHTADEVARAVDLGAQLIGVNARDLRTFELDRELFGRVADQIPAGVVRVAESAVLDVADVQRYREAGADAVLVGEALVTNDPIATLSAYLSV, from the coding sequence GTGCTCGAGCAACTGCTTGCGGGCTCCCTCGAAGACGCGGCGGAGCGCAGGGAGCTCATGCCCTACGCGCGGCTCGAGGCGGAGGCGCTCAGCCGTCCCGCCGCCCTTGACGCGCTCGCGGCCCTGGCGCCCGCCGATCACATGAAGGTGATCGCCGAGGTCAAGCGCGCGAGTCCGTCCCGCGGTGATCTGGCCGACATCCCCGAGCCGCAGGCGCTTGCGGCCCAGTACGAAGCCGGCGGGGCGAGCGCGGTGAGCGTGCTCACCGAGCAGCGCCGCTTCAAGGGTTCGCTCGCCGACCTCGAAGCGGTGCGCAAGGCCGTCAGCATTCCGGTGCTGCGCAAGGACTTCATCGGGGACGAGTATCAGGTGCTCGAGGCCCGCGCGGCGGGCGCCGATCTCGTACTGCTGATCGTGGCCGCGCTGCCGCAGCCCCGCCTCGAGCGGCTCCACACCATGATCCGCGAACTCGGAATGACCCCGCTCGTCGAGGCCCACACGGCCGACGAGGTGGCCCGCGCCGTCGACCTCGGCGCGCAGCTGATCGGCGTCAACGCGCGCGACCTGCGCACCTTCGAACTCGATCGCGAGCTCTTCGGCCGCGTGGCGGATCAGATTCCGGCCGGAGTCGTCCGCGTGGCCGAGTCCGCCGTGCTCGACGTCGCGGATGTGCAGCGCTATCGCGAGGCCGGGGCCGACGCGGTGCTGGTGGGGGAGGCGCTCGTCACCAACGATCCCATCGCGACGCTCTCGGCATACCTGAGCGTCTGA
- the trpB gene encoding tryptophan synthase subunit beta produces the protein MTDSLRDQHGPFFGDYGGRYMPESLIAAIDELTAAYDAAQADPAFRAELVELLGSYAGRPSPITEVPRFAEHAGGARIFLKREDLNHTGSHKINNVLGQALLTRRLGKHRVIAETGAGQHGVATATAAALFGLECTIYMGEVDTERQALNVARMRLLGAEVVPVTTGSRTLKDAINEAYRDWVATVEHTNYIFGTAAGPHPFPAMVRDFQKVISEEARAQLLERTGRLPDAVVACVGGGSNAIGMFDAFLDDPGVRLYGVEAAGDGVDTLRQAASIERGRPGILHGSKTYVLQDEDGQTIESHSISAGLDYPGVGPEHAWLSDIGRAEYIPATDDEAMQALRLLSRTEGIIPAIESAHALAGALRIGRELGPEGLIAVNLSGRGDKDMATAGRYFGLLDEREAGAGE, from the coding sequence ATGACAGACTCGCTCCGCGACCAGCACGGCCCGTTCTTCGGGGACTACGGCGGCCGGTACATGCCCGAATCGCTCATCGCAGCAATCGACGAGTTGACGGCCGCCTACGACGCGGCGCAGGCCGATCCCGCATTCCGCGCCGAACTCGTCGAACTGCTCGGCTCGTACGCCGGACGGCCGTCGCCGATCACCGAGGTGCCTCGCTTCGCCGAGCACGCGGGAGGGGCGCGGATCTTCCTGAAGCGCGAGGACCTCAACCACACGGGATCCCACAAGATCAACAACGTGCTCGGACAGGCGCTGCTCACGCGGCGGCTCGGCAAGCACCGCGTGATCGCCGAGACCGGCGCCGGTCAGCACGGCGTGGCGACGGCGACCGCCGCGGCGCTCTTCGGCCTCGAGTGCACCATCTACATGGGCGAGGTCGATACCGAACGGCAGGCACTCAACGTCGCACGCATGCGCCTGCTCGGTGCCGAGGTGGTGCCGGTGACCACCGGCTCGCGCACGCTGAAGGACGCGATCAACGAGGCGTATCGCGACTGGGTCGCGACCGTCGAGCACACCAACTACATCTTCGGAACGGCTGCGGGGCCGCACCCGTTCCCGGCGATGGTGCGCGACTTCCAGAAGGTCATCTCCGAGGAGGCGCGCGCCCAGCTGCTGGAGCGCACGGGGCGTCTGCCCGACGCGGTCGTCGCCTGCGTGGGCGGCGGATCCAACGCGATCGGCATGTTCGACGCCTTCCTCGATGATCCCGGCGTGCGCCTCTACGGCGTCGAGGCGGCCGGCGACGGCGTCGACACCCTGCGGCAGGCGGCGTCGATCGAGCGGGGCCGCCCCGGCATCCTGCACGGGTCGAAGACCTACGTGCTGCAGGACGAGGACGGGCAGACCATCGAATCGCACTCGATCTCGGCGGGACTCGACTACCCGGGCGTCGGTCCCGAGCACGCGTGGCTGTCCGACATCGGACGCGCCGAGTACATTCCGGCGACCGACGACGAGGCCATGCAGGCCCTCAGACTGCTCAGCCGCACGGAGGGCATCATCCCCGCGATCGAGTCGGCGCACGCCCTGGCGGGCGCGCTCCGGATCGGTCGCGAGCTCGGCCCGGAGGGCCTCATCGCCGTGAACCTCTCGGGGCGCGGGGACAAGGACATGGCGACGGCGGGCCGATACTTCGGTCTGCTCGACGAGCGGGAAGCGGGGGCCGGCGAATGA
- the trpA gene encoding tryptophan synthase subunit alpha, whose amino-acid sequence MSGQESRVAAAIRAAKQHRRGALVGYLPVGFPDLDTSIEAAIAMARSGVDVLELGLPYSDPVMDGEVIQEATQTALAGGFRVSQVFEAVRRVREAVDVPVLIMTYWNPVLQYGVERFAHRLAEAGGAGLITPDITPDAAADWIEVSERAGLDRIFLAAPSSSDERLRLVAESTTGFVYTVSTMGITGERAQLDAAARGLTRRLREQGADLACVGIGISTAEQVAAALEYADGAIVGTAFVRALRDGGVSRLAEVVRAIAAGTRRADGAAAVGAAL is encoded by the coding sequence ATGAGCGGGCAGGAGTCTCGGGTCGCAGCGGCGATCCGCGCGGCGAAGCAGCACCGGCGCGGTGCGCTCGTGGGCTATCTGCCCGTGGGTTTCCCCGACCTCGACACGAGCATCGAGGCGGCCATCGCGATGGCGCGCAGCGGCGTCGACGTGCTGGAGCTCGGGCTGCCCTACTCCGATCCGGTCATGGACGGCGAGGTGATCCAGGAGGCGACTCAGACGGCGCTCGCGGGGGGCTTCCGTGTGTCCCAGGTGTTCGAGGCGGTGCGCCGCGTGCGGGAGGCCGTCGACGTGCCCGTGCTCATCATGACCTACTGGAATCCCGTGCTGCAGTACGGCGTGGAGCGCTTCGCGCACCGACTCGCAGAGGCGGGCGGGGCCGGTCTGATCACCCCGGACATCACCCCGGACGCGGCTGCGGACTGGATCGAGGTGAGCGAGCGCGCCGGCCTCGACCGCATCTTCCTCGCCGCACCCAGTTCGAGCGACGAACGACTGCGGCTCGTCGCCGAGTCGACGACCGGGTTCGTCTACACGGTCTCGACCATGGGCATCACGGGGGAGCGGGCCCAGCTCGACGCCGCGGCGCGCGGGCTCACGCGCCGATTGCGGGAGCAGGGCGCCGACCTGGCGTGCGTGGGCATCGGGATCTCGACCGCCGAACAGGTCGCGGCGGCACTCGAGTACGCCGATGGGGCGATCGTGGGCACCGCATTCGTCCGCGCCCTGCGCGACGGCGGCGTCTCGCGCCTCGCCGAGGTCGTGCGTGCGATCGCGGCCGGCACCCGGCGAGCCGACGGCGCAGCCGCCGTCGGTGCCGCGCTGTAG
- the lgt gene encoding prolipoprotein diacylglyceryl transferase, translated as MILPLSIPSPDLQFLQIGPLRIYFYALCIITGIIIAAIWTGRRLSRRGGERGAVFDFVVWALVLGILGARLYHVVTHWGDYFGPGTNPLDIFAFWKGGIAIFGALLGGAIGVLIASRITGIRFWSFADALVPGLLIAQAVGRLGNWFNHELFGGPTALPWGLEIESSNPAFPIGLPEGTLFHPTFLYEALWNILGVIVLLAIERRWRPRWGTFFAMYLVWYGVGRTFTESLRVDPSLLFLGIRTNVLAAFLAVIAGVVIFIVQRRRHVGIETSVYLPGRHNPNDAVLVETADPERYFHVIDRGGSGGDEAERAEQAAPDRAGSAPAN; from the coding sequence ATGATTCTCCCGTTGAGCATCCCGAGCCCCGATCTGCAGTTCCTCCAGATCGGGCCGCTGCGCATCTACTTCTACGCGCTCTGCATCATCACCGGCATCATCATCGCCGCCATCTGGACGGGCCGGCGGCTGTCGCGGCGCGGAGGCGAGCGCGGGGCCGTGTTCGACTTCGTGGTCTGGGCGCTCGTGCTCGGCATCCTGGGGGCGCGTCTCTACCACGTGGTGACGCACTGGGGCGACTACTTCGGGCCGGGCACGAACCCGCTCGACATCTTCGCGTTCTGGAAGGGCGGCATCGCCATCTTCGGCGCGCTGCTGGGCGGTGCGATCGGCGTGCTGATCGCCTCGCGGATCACCGGCATCCGGTTCTGGTCCTTCGCCGACGCCCTGGTACCGGGCCTCCTGATCGCGCAGGCGGTCGGTCGCCTCGGCAACTGGTTCAACCACGAACTCTTCGGCGGCCCCACCGCGCTTCCATGGGGCCTCGAGATCGAATCGAGCAATCCCGCCTTCCCGATCGGCCTTCCCGAGGGCACGCTCTTCCACCCCACCTTCCTCTACGAGGCGCTCTGGAACATCCTCGGCGTGATCGTGCTCCTCGCGATCGAGCGCAGGTGGCGTCCGCGCTGGGGCACGTTCTTCGCGATGTACCTGGTCTGGTACGGCGTCGGTCGCACCTTCACGGAATCGCTGCGCGTCGATCCGAGCCTGCTCTTCCTCGGGATCCGCACCAATGTGCTCGCGGCCTTCCTCGCGGTGATCGCGGGCGTCGTGATCTTCATCGTGCAGCGCCGTCGCCACGTCGGGATCGAGACCTCCGTGTATCTGCCCGGTCGGCACAACCCGAACGACGCCGTGCTCGTCGAGACCGCCGATCCCGAGCGGTACTTCCACGTGATCGACCGGGGCGGCTCGGGCGGCGACGAGGCGGAGCGGGCCGAGCAGGCCGCACCCGATCGCGCCGGATCCGCTCCGGCCAACTAG
- the pyk gene encoding pyruvate kinase: MRHAKIVATWGPAVSSYDHTLDLIRAGVNVARLNMSHGTYNVHEGIYRNIRRAEAEVGRPIAVLADLQGPKIRLGKFEGGPYELEVGDEFAITTRDVMGDRHLAGTTHRGLPGDVNPGDPLLIDDGKVALRAVRVTEDTVHAVVEVPGAVSNNKGINLPGVAVNVPALSEKDEQDLRWALQLGVDYIALSFVRDAADITRVHEIMDEEGIRLPVIAKIEKPQAVDHLEEIVAAFDGIMVARGDLGVELPLERVPLVQTEAIAIARQNAKPVIVATQVFESMIENPRPTRAEASDCANAVLDGADAVMLSGETSVGAYPVEAVTTMARIIEATEEHALDRIEPLGTAPRTQGGALTLAASEVADFIGARYICVFTESGDTVRRMSRLRRPIPIIGFTPDADTRRRMELTWGARSYEVSRVGSTDEMFAQVDEVLLDHSRVEIGDKVLIIAGSPPGVVGTTNTLRIHRIGEATGQLPEAGPRKHTVGRGKVFV; the protein is encoded by the coding sequence ATGCGCCACGCCAAGATCGTCGCAACGTGGGGGCCCGCGGTCTCCAGCTACGACCACACCCTCGACCTCATCCGCGCCGGCGTGAACGTGGCCCGGCTCAACATGTCCCACGGCACCTACAACGTGCACGAGGGCATCTATCGCAACATCCGCCGTGCAGAGGCGGAGGTGGGGCGGCCCATCGCGGTGCTCGCCGATCTGCAGGGCCCGAAGATCCGTCTCGGCAAGTTCGAGGGCGGCCCCTACGAGCTCGAGGTGGGTGATGAGTTCGCGATCACGACGCGCGACGTGATGGGCGATCGGCATCTCGCGGGCACCACGCACCGGGGGCTGCCGGGGGACGTGAACCCCGGGGATCCGCTGCTCATCGATGACGGCAAGGTCGCGCTGCGCGCGGTGCGCGTCACCGAGGACACCGTGCACGCCGTGGTGGAGGTGCCCGGGGCCGTCTCCAACAACAAGGGCATCAACCTGCCGGGCGTGGCGGTGAACGTGCCCGCGCTGTCGGAGAAGGACGAGCAGGATCTGCGCTGGGCGCTGCAGCTGGGCGTCGACTACATCGCGCTGTCGTTCGTGCGCGACGCCGCCGACATCACGCGCGTGCACGAGATCATGGACGAGGAGGGGATCCGCCTTCCGGTCATCGCCAAGATCGAGAAGCCGCAGGCGGTCGACCACCTCGAGGAGATCGTCGCGGCATTCGACGGGATCATGGTCGCACGCGGAGATCTCGGCGTCGAGCTGCCGCTCGAGCGGGTGCCGCTCGTGCAGACCGAGGCCATCGCGATCGCGCGTCAGAACGCGAAGCCGGTCATCGTGGCGACGCAGGTGTTCGAGTCGATGATCGAGAACCCGCGCCCCACGCGCGCCGAAGCCTCCGACTGCGCGAACGCCGTGCTCGACGGCGCCGACGCGGTCATGCTCTCGGGTGAGACCAGCGTCGGGGCCTACCCGGTCGAGGCCGTCACCACCATGGCGCGCATCATCGAGGCGACGGAGGAGCACGCGCTCGATCGCATCGAGCCCCTGGGCACGGCGCCGCGCACTCAGGGCGGCGCGCTCACCCTCGCAGCGTCCGAGGTCGCCGACTTCATCGGCGCCAGGTACATCTGCGTGTTCACAGAGTCGGGCGATACGGTGCGGCGCATGTCCCGTCTGCGGCGCCCCATCCCGATCATCGGCTTCACACCCGACGCCGACACGCGTCGGCGCATGGAGCTCACCTGGGGCGCCCGCAGCTACGAGGTGTCGCGCGTCGGATCGACCGACGAGATGTTCGCGCAGGTCGACGAGGTGCTGCTCGACCACTCGCGCGTCGAGATCGGCGACAAAGTGCTCATCATCGCCGGGTCCCCTCCGGGCGTCGTCGGAACGACCAACACGCTGCGGATCCACCGCATCGGCGAGGCCACGGGGCAGCTTCCCGAAGCCGGTCCCCGCAAGCACACCGTCGGGCGCGGCAAGGTCTTCGTCTGA